In Lolium rigidum isolate FL_2022 chromosome 3, APGP_CSIRO_Lrig_0.1, whole genome shotgun sequence, the genomic window GAAGCATACTAGTGTGTTGAGCTTACACACGCGCGCGGACGTACATGTCGACCTCGAGCACCGCGTTCAAGGTGGTGCTGTTTGCCGAGTATGTCCGGAGCAGACCATACCCGGTGGCCCCGCGGAACACCCCGGTGCCGCCAACGATCGGCAGCTCCCTGACGGGGTCGAGGATGGCGTCCCTTGAGAGCACGGCGATGGTGCTGCCGTTGTGCGGCCCCGCCGTGAAGACCATGTTGACGGTCAGCATCAGCGCGAAGTCCGTCTGCGATGCGAAGATGTAGAACCCCTGCGCTGTGCCGACGACCGGGGACGCCGAGTCAGGCCCCTCCGTCAGAGGATCGTCGATGACGAACATGTCCCCGAACCGGATGGCGGGTTCGAGGGGCAGCGGCGTCACTCCCCTGGCGACGCGCACCGCCGTCGTCGCTGGGCTCGACGGCACCGCCGTCACCACGTCGTGCATGTAGAACTTGAGGTGCGTCGTCTTCCTGGCCGCCGCCGTCGTTCCCACGAAGAGGAGGGCCAAGGAGACTAAGACTGGCAGGAGCTGCATGGTCTGCTTGCTAGACATGGCACCTACGTCTACGGTACGAGCTGCTGGCTACAAGATCGCTTACAAGGTCTGCTCGATCCCAACTTATTTTGACGACGAAGGTAGGCGTTCTCTCTTATATAGATGGGTCATGTACGTACCACGTTGTCCGGCCACGATTTTTTTTCGATATAAAGACAAAGAACCTTATGGTACTAGAGCTAATTTCCCGCTGCATCAATTTTCCGCTAATTAAGAGTAGTACTCTCTTATTTAACAGGTGATTATTTCTCCATCGCAGTTAGATGATATCATTAAATTTCAGTTGTAATCCATATTGCCCCTCATGATTAGCAAGTCTAACGGTCCATGATATTTTTCTTAGTTGGATGACTTGGATCCCACAGGCAACTAGAAAAAGTCTCAGCTGCTATCTCAGTGGCAATTGAAAAAAAGAACTAAGTTACAACTTAATTTACAGGTCATATAGATGAATCATGATGGAATCAAACGGTGTAAGAACTTAATTGAGCACAAACTTAATTCTGAACTAGCGAAACCCTTATTTATTTTTTGCATACCCTTGTCCATGGCATGTTATCCTTCTAAGACAGTTTACCAGATTTAAGGATTTTCGTTCGAACTAATGTCCTTCCTCCGTCTTATGAAAGTTATTTAGGATTTGTCAAAAATTTGATGTATCTAGATGTTATTTAGTGTCTAGACacgtctaaattttaacaaatctcagACAATCTTCGTGAAACGGAGGGAATATATAATTATTTAGCTGTCCACTTGCACTTAGTCTGCCTCTTAACTCCAAGTCCGATCTTTCAAATATAGAGAAGATAAGATTCAAGTATATATTACGCAGCCGGCCGGCAGCTAGTGCAGTCAACTGTTTCACACGCGAAGAGTTTTCATAGGATATATGATgccctcagggcatctccagcggcgcgacgcaaatggtcgctgagcgaccgttttcgtccgccgtgaccggaaatgcgtctgggtcctgctccagcggggcgacgcaaagtgaccggcccgtccgcggagacgcaaacctggcccaaatatgcgccaggtttgcgtctccgcggacgctcggcggtcgcgccgagtgaccgccgaaaaagatgtaggacccgcgcgtcagtggcagtGAGCCCGATATaattcccgccactggccattccccgcgcgaaaaaggaaactagaccggcgcgaaacattcccgaagcgatggacgtcctcgccgccgcagccaccgccatggatgcggatcaaaccctcgccgccgcacccgccgccgccccacactcccccgtagccacgaccgtagccacaatggagggtccgccggaagcaaagcgggccggcaccggcggtggccgggaggcaaaggcgaaggctgcaaagaaggtgctctccccggaggagaaaGTGATCGAGGCCGCGAAACGTCGCTGCCGGCGCAGGAACCAGAAGATGAAGAtttccgcggccgccaaccaacaggcgtggcagatgcagatcaaagccggcgtcgcgcaagtagccctccatccgaccttggcggagggctacatgctcgtcaagagagaggggatcgtcggcgtcgctcctccgtcctcgtcggtcagctcggtaagttcccagctgcgtcctggaactcccgctcccttgcagggccacccggcgtcgcggttcgcgtccggcctgccgccggtggagttgaccggggcggcggagcagttcaacggggcggctgttcccgacctcaaccggactccTAGAAGCGTTGACTCCAGCTCCGGCGCGGCACAGAAGACGctccaggtgccggaggagagcatgccgcagccccgcatcatgttcgacgaaatggcggcggctgccccgacgatggacgacccggtacgtgagctctctcaatgtgtgcgttcgccgtgtttcatgcgtctgacgtccggtgattcgtaggactattggaaggaccgccgtgaggctgacatccaggaaattatcttcggcggcggcttcgttcgcggTGATCCGGCCGGGTCCCCGCTGGATGACTGGGAGCCAACGGCAGATGAACGCGCGGAGGACATCGAAACCGCACGcctgttcgccacccagcagacgcagccaacacccgtgtcggtggacgacttcgacgacgcgccaacaaagcctgggaagaagaagggggagagccacaggacacaaggcttcgtcgaggAGGAGGACAAGTGCTTGTGCAAAGCATGGCTTGCATCGAGCAATGATTGCATTAATGGCgcgcagcaaaagggcaaggtctattgggccaaggtctcgcaggagtacaacgagaccaggcgGCACCCGCCCTACAATATCACAAGCCCTCGGACGTTAGAGTCCctccgaaaaagatggaactacatcaagcaAGAGACAGCCAAGTtttgctcggcggtcgaacatgctgttaacaaccccgtaagcggcgctggcgtcatgacagtggtaaacacgatagaaccatcatcattgaacactatgtgcatcattctatgtacatcattggcggctatgaatGCAGGTATCCCGCaccttggagaagttcagggcgacgcataagaagggcttccatatggtccattgttgggacgtgctcaagaacgccaacaagtggatgacaaactatgcggcctacaacgaagctgtgaggaatgggacagcgatcaacctcgacggcgacgacgacgatcaaggccgtccagcccttccacctcgtccacgaggccacaaggctaccaaggccgatctacagcgggaggcgcaggcccttgcgttcaccatgagcatggagaagatgatggccgacaatcgtgtcgccttggctgctagggacgagaagaggcgtttggaaaaagaggccgcagctgccatctaccacaacctcgccaaagaggtaattgaggtccaaaaggcagacgccgaggccaaattgcttgacgccgaggctaggaggatggacgccaaggccaagatccttgcggaggacactaggatcatgctagccgacttgagcagcgtcgacgacgacaccagggcctggttcatgaagaggcgcgccgaaatccgcgcgcgagacgcctcgatcgccggcgccatgcgcccagcaccttggcctccttttggacatttttattgctgcacaggccttgttgtgcccctttggtctccactttgcgcagtccgatatgcaaagtggggtgaacttgtttcagccctcaaaaTGCGGCTGTAAATTTGGTGCAAAAGTTTATGCGTGCTTctattttttgaattctggcctgcgcccaaaatgcgtcgccccgctggagccagccccagacgcaaacggacacgcgaccatttccgcgtccgcctcgcgacgcaaacggacgcccgcgaacattttgggtgtccgaaatgcgtcgcgccgctggagatgccctcgcaATGTAGCTGTCGCCGGACTGGTTCGGCCTTCCGGGTGCACCGGGGCGAGCGCACGTGGACGGTGAATCGATAGCTCCAGCGCGCGGGGTTCCGGTTATGCCATCACCTCCATGGTCTGCTAGAGCAAGATGCCGATCAAGTAAAAGCACCAAGCAGAGCTAGTTGACCAAACAAGCCGCCCAGCTTTAGAATAGGCAGACGGAAATCACACAATACTATGTATCTGAGGGAGATCGATGATACTATATGTTGTCCAGTTATACAAACCTTAAATATGCGTTGTCCTTGTTTATACAATTCCATTATTCTGTGAAGTACGACTCGTTCATCGCAGTGCACGCGAGCCAACTAGGAAActgattgtttttttttctacttACGTAcctgatttttttgttttctcttcagGGACATGATTGCTTTTATTTTTCTCCTCCGGGTCCTTGTTGCTGCGGTGTAAATATCTTCCGTGCCTCCGAATTAATACATGTGATTTTATTCTTCTCCAAATGGGAAACACATATAGTTTTTTTTCGTGAAAAGGAGAACATACACAACCTCTCTATGGATTGGTGCATGGAGCTTCTTGTTTCACTATTGCTTCTACTGCTGATCATGTTCTTGATGTAGTTTGCCAGGATTGGGGACTGTGGCTTGCTTGTAGACGGGGGTTAGCGAGAGGAGTGGTGTAGGTGTTTGTTCGCCGCTTTGCTGCGGCCTGGTGGATGTTTCTGAGCCCATGGTTGGGTTGTAATCGTATTCCCCTTAATTTTAATAAAATGATGCGCAGATCTTCTAcgggttctcgaaaaaaaataGATAATATGAAGTGCCTATGCGCCAAGGAGAACATATAAGATAACCCATCTCTCAACCATAATTATGGCCGTCTCATACCCACCCGTGGCATTAGACAAGATAATCCCATCAGTTCCTACTTGTGTTTACTCTGTGCTATTGGGTCTTAGGCCCATAGGCAGTAGtacaaattctgaaattctcATTAGCTGCATGGACACACTAGACTGGATTAAATTGTAGTCTCACATCGGTAGCTGGGAGAGAGTTGAAGTGGTTTGTAAGATGAACTTTTCTACACCCACTAAGGTGTGAGAAGAGAATGTtaaggcaatatgcttgttgtattaccagggggccaaaggccacaatatatagtacatgtacaggtgcacatatgcagaaagccccctaacatatggggaaactacaatatacagatatatacatctaacacccgcccctcaaactcatggtggatccacaacactgagtttggagagtaagaaatcatgctgcgctcgagtctgtgccttcgtaaagaaatccgccaactgcaaatctgaaggcacatattgaaccgcaacaacatcatcctgtacctgagcacgtgtgtaaaaagcatcaacaccaatatgcttggtcagctcatgcttgaccggatcacgtgcaatactgatagcacctgtaccgtctcgacaaaagtggagtgggtgtcataacagagaccccaaaatctgcaagcaaccaccgtaaccaagtcacctcagcaatcaacaaagccatagcccgcaactcagcctcaacactcgaacgggaaaccgcgacctgtttcttcgtcttccaagcaacaagcgaaccaccaagaaacacacagtaagcagattgtgaacgacgatccgtaggatcactcacccacgtagcatccgaatagcactggagctggagagctggaacggggaaagaaaaggcgacgagtgatcgtgccacgaaggtaactgatacatctccgacgtatcgataatttcttatgttctatgccatattattgatgatacctacatgttttatgcacactttatgtcatattcgtgcattttctggaactaacctattaacaagatgccgaagtgccgattcgttgttttcgctgtttttggtttcagaaatcctagtaacgaaatattctcggaattggacgaaatcaaagcccaggggcctattttctcacgaagcttccggaagtccgaaggagagacgaagaggggccacggaggggccacactatagggcggcgcggccccccttggccgcgcggccccgtggtgtggggccccagtgccgcctcttgacctacccttccgcctacaaatagcctccgtgacgaaacccccagtaccgagcgccacgatacggaaaaccttaccgagacgccgtcgccgccgatcccatctcgggggatccgaggagatcgcctccggcaccctgccggagaggggattcatctcccggaggactctacaccgccatggtcgcctccggagtgatgagtgagtagtctacccctggactatgggtccatagcagtagctagatggttgtcttctcctcattgtgcttcattgttggatcttgtgagctgcctaacatgatcaagatcatctatatgtaattctatatgttgtgtttgtcgggatccgatggatagagaatactatgtcatgttaattatcaagttattatacatgtgttgtttatgatcttgcatgctctccgtttctagtagaggctctggccaagtttttacttttaactccaagagggagtacttatgctcgatagtgggttcatgcctgcattgacacttgggacagtgacagaaagttctaaggttgtgttgtgctgttgccactagggataaaacattggcgctatgtccgaggatgtagttgttgattacattacgcaccatacttaatgcaattgtctcgttgtttagcaacttaataccggagggggttcggatgataacctgaaggtggactttttaggcatagatgcagttggatggcggtctatgtactttgtcgtaatgcccaattaaatctcactatacttatcatgtcatgtatgtgcattgttatgctctctctctatttgtcaattgcccgactgtaatttgttcacccaacatgcttttatcttatgggagagacacctctagtgaactgtggaccccggtccattctttaatactgaaatacaaatctgctgcaatacttgttttactattttctctgcaaacaatcatcttccacacaatacggttaatcctttgttacaagcaagccggtgagattgacaacctcactatttcgttggggcaaagtactttggttgtgttgtgcaggttccacgttggcgccggaatccccggtgttgcgccgcactacatcccgccgccatcaaccttcaacgtgcttcttggctcctcctcggttcgataaaccttggtttctttctgagggaaaacttgctgctgtgcgcatcataccttcctcttggggttgcccaacgaacgtgtgaaatacacgccatcaagctctttttctggcgccgttgccggggaaccgaagaaaatctacaccacaaagatttctaactcccacgtcaactacgcgccagcaactcttttctcggcgccgttgctggggagatcaagacacgctgcaaggggagtctccacttctcaatctctttactttgtttttgtcttgctttattttatttactactttgtttgctgcacttatatcaaaacacaaaaaaattagttgctagctttactttatttattgtcttgtttgctatattaaaaacacaaaaaaaatttagttacttgcatttactttacttatttcatcatgtttccttttaattttaccacaaagaacataccggtaggacaagggtctataattgggaggaacaatatagaagaatttttcacccatgttagtattgttgaagattttgaagatagacacttggtagaacttgctcccacttatgaatttgctgctgctgctttagtccgcttgttggaaactaaatttgttaatctaaatcctataatccaacacatgtttttcacacttggtgatatggaagagggggaaaagaaagattttgttttagaaacccttcttagagaatttggtggtctagcaagagaagctagaaaggtctttgctaaatttaatatgcttggttctcctactaattttgttagtctccttgaaaagatggatatggatagaataagatacactaataatattgatgatggtggggagatcaaagcaccaataccatgtaagctcctagctatgaatgatgcgctagaaaataactatgcttggcttgttcccgaaaatttgtttgatgagagtagcacgcctaaaactaatgaaaagggagatgctaaaacttatgtatctaatatattatgcctggttgagaaaactccgcaccccgctatagaagtaccacccttcgataatacttgatacacactttctgcgcctagctgaaaggcgttaaagaaaagcgcttatgggagacaacccatgtttttactacagtactttgttttatatttgtgtcttggaagttgtttactactgtagcaacctctccttatcttagttttatgttttgttgtgccaagtaaaatctttgatagaaaagtaagtactagatttggattactgcgcagaaacagatttctttgctgtcacgaatctgggtctaattctctgtaggtaactcagaaaattatgccaatttacgtgagtgatcctcagatatgtacgcaactttcattcaatttgagcattttcgtttgagcaagtctggtggcctaataaaatccatctttacggactgttctgttttgacagattctgtcttttatttcgcattgcctcttttgctatgttggatgaatttatttgatccattaatgtccaagtagctttatgcaatgtccagaagtgttaagaatgattgtgtcacctctgaacatgtgaacttttattatgcactaaccctctaatgagttgtttcgagtttggtgtggaggaagttttcaaggatcaagagaggagtatgatgcaatatgattaaggagagtgaaagctctaagcttggggatgccccggtggttcacccctgcatatattaagaagactcaagcgtataagcttggggatgcccaaggcatccccttcttcatcgacaacattatcaggttcctcccctgaaactatatttttattcggccacatcttatgtacttttgcttggagcgtcggtttatttttgtttttgttttgtttgaataaaatggatcctagcattcactttatgggagagagacacgctccgctgttgcatatggacaaatatgtccttaggttctactcatagtattcatggcgaagtttctccttcgttaaattgttatatggttggaattggaaaatgctacatgtagtaactctaaaatgtcttggataatttgatacttggcaattgttctgctcatgtttaagctcttgcatcatatactttgcacccattaatgaagaaatacttagatcttgctaatttggtttgcatatttggtttctctagagtctagataacatctagtattgagttttgaacaacaaggaagacggtatagagtcttataatgtttaccatatgtcttttatgtgagttttgctgtaccgttcatccttgtgtttgtttcaaataaaccttgctagcctaaaccttgtatcgagagggaatacttctcatgcatccaaaatacttgagccaaccactatgccatttgtgtccaccatacctacctactacatggtatatacccgccattccaaagtaaattgcttgagtgctacctttaaaattccatcattcacctttgcaatatatagctcatgggacaaatagcttaaaaactattgtagtattgaatatgtacttatgcactttatctcttattaagttgcttgttgagcggtaaccatgtttcggggacgccatcaactattccttgttggatatcatgtgagttgctatgcatgtccgtcttgtccgaagcaagagagatctaccaccttcatggttggagcatgcatgttgttagagaagaactttgggccgctaactaaagccatgattcatggtggaagtttcagtttggacacatatcctcaatctcatatgagaataataattgttgccacatgcttatgcataaaagaggagtccattatctcgttgtccatgttgtcccggtatggatgtctaagttgagaataatcaaaagcgagaaatccaaaatgcgagctttctccttagacctttgtacatgcggcatggaggtaccccattgtgacacttggt contains:
- the LOC124696729 gene encoding dirigent protein 1-like translates to MSSKQTMQLLPVLVSLALLFVGTTAAARKTTHLKFYMHDVVTAVPSSPATTAVRVARGVTPLPLEPAIRFGDMFVIDDPLTEGPDSASPVVGTAQGFYIFASQTDFALMLTVNMVFTAGPHNGSTIAVLSRDAILDPVRELPIVGGTGVFRGATGYGLLRTYSANSTTLNAVLEVDMYVRARV